The Anoxybacillus flavithermus genome has a segment encoding these proteins:
- a CDS encoding site-2 protease family protein — MDQFLAYPLREIPYVVLALALAFSVHEFAHAYVAYKFGDPTAKQQGRLTLSPLAHLDILGTLLIFIAGFGWARPVPVNRGYFRHPRVAGILVSVAGPLSNLLLAAIGFALWYGMIRIGIFDFIPIWFRDGLYQFFEIYIGLNILLFVFNLLPFPPLDGYRIIEDLAPMHMRAKMTQFENYGALIFLILIFTPLDQYTIQPIFHVAIPTVAQWLQDIFSTLIL, encoded by the coding sequence GTGGACCAATTTTTAGCATATCCGCTTCGGGAAATACCATATGTTGTATTGGCGCTTGCGCTTGCGTTTTCTGTCCATGAGTTTGCGCACGCATACGTGGCGTATAAATTTGGCGATCCGACGGCAAAACAACAAGGGAGACTAACGTTGTCGCCGCTCGCTCATTTAGACATATTAGGGACGTTGCTTATTTTCATTGCCGGATTTGGTTGGGCGCGTCCGGTGCCGGTCAATCGTGGCTATTTCCGTCATCCACGTGTAGCGGGTATTCTCGTTTCTGTCGCTGGCCCGCTCAGCAATTTGTTGCTTGCGGCTATCGGTTTTGCTTTATGGTATGGAATGATTCGCATCGGCATATTTGACTTTATTCCAATATGGTTTCGAGACGGGTTGTATCAGTTTTTTGAAATTTATATCGGATTGAATATTTTACTGTTCGTTTTTAACTTATTGCCGTTTCCTCCGCTTGACGGGTATCGCATCATCGAAGATTTAGCGCCGATGCATATGCGTGCAAAAATGACACAATTTGAAAATTATGGAGCGCTAATTTTTTTAATTCTCATTTTCACGCCATTAGATCAATATACGATTCAACCAATTTTCCACGTAGCCATTCCAACGGTTGCTCAATGGCTACAAGACATATTTTCAACGCTCATTTTATGA
- a CDS encoding 4-oxalocrotonate tautomerase (4-OT; member of subfamily 5; forms a dimer; the function in the Escherichia coli cell is unknown) — protein sequence MPYVTVKMLEGRTEEQKRALVEKVTEAVAETTGAPKEKIVVFIEEMSKNHYAIGGKRLSDES from the coding sequence ATGCCATATGTAACAGTAAAAATGCTTGAAGGACGCACGGAAGAACAAAAACGAGCGCTCGTTGAAAAAGTAACAGAAGCCGTTGCAGAAACAACAGGTGCACCGAAAGAAAAAATTGTCGTCTTTATTGAAGAAATGTCGAAAAATCATTATGCGATTGGCGGAAAGCGATTAAGCGACGAAAGCTGA
- a CDS encoding monofunctional biosynthetic peptidoglycan transglycosylase: protein METIAIERWKRTFKYMRLFLWLAFVASLLCTLTIAGLIIFAKWKGPPPLAVPQSTIFYAEDGTKIGENHYGGKRYWIKLSDMSQHAIEATIAIEDRKFFDHYGFDLKRIAGAIVADIKAMKKVQGASTITQQYARNLFLSYEKTWWRKMQEALYTIQLEANYEKNDILEGYLNTIYYGHGVYGIEAAANFYFGKSARDLTVAEAAMLAGIPKGPSYYSPLVDMERAKKRQRIVLHSMVEAKFLSEKEAEKAANEPLHLSNGEHMKTKTIAPYFQDAVKQMLKTTLGFDEETIEMGGLRVYTTLDVDMQAIAEAKVKETIHSQSNIQVALVAMEPKTGEIKALVGGRDYEKSPFNRATQAERQPGSTFKPFLYYVALQHGFTPSTQLRSEPTTFTLEDGSTYTPRNFNNYYANDTITLAQAIALSDNVYAVKTHLLLGQDKLVAIAKQLGITSKLKQVPSLALGTSPVKVIDMARAYSMIANGGKKVEPVFIKKVTNYEGKVLYEQRTNDEQILDPALAFVTTHLMTGMFDPSLNDYASVTGQSIMSRMTRPYAGKSGTTKTDSWMIGFTPQLVTAVWTGYDRDETIDRTDEKQYAKHIWVNFMEDSLRGRKVATFEPPEGVIGVYVDPHSGKLATTACPTKRLSYYVVGTEPTDYCKDHPAEKKKKKKKKEKDSWLKRLFDWF from the coding sequence ATGGAGACGATTGCCATCGAACGATGGAAACGAACATTTAAATATATGCGGCTCTTTCTTTGGCTCGCTTTTGTTGCTAGCCTTTTATGCACGCTCACGATCGCCGGACTTATTATATTTGCGAAATGGAAAGGCCCTCCCCCTTTAGCCGTTCCGCAATCCACGATTTTTTATGCAGAAGACGGAACGAAAATTGGTGAAAATCATTACGGCGGAAAAAGGTATTGGATCAAACTATCCGATATGTCTCAACACGCCATTGAAGCGACGATCGCGATAGAAGATCGGAAGTTTTTTGATCACTACGGTTTCGACTTGAAACGCATCGCTGGGGCGATCGTTGCAGATATTAAAGCGATGAAAAAAGTGCAAGGAGCAAGCACGATTACCCAACAATATGCCCGCAACTTATTTTTAAGCTACGAAAAAACGTGGTGGCGAAAAATGCAAGAAGCGCTATATACGATTCAACTGGAAGCAAACTATGAAAAAAACGACATTTTAGAAGGGTATTTAAACACCATTTATTACGGACATGGCGTATATGGCATTGAGGCAGCCGCCAACTTTTATTTTGGAAAATCGGCTCGTGATTTAACCGTAGCGGAAGCAGCGATGCTTGCAGGCATTCCGAAAGGCCCGAGCTACTATTCGCCGCTTGTCGATATGGAACGCGCCAAAAAACGACAACGCATCGTCTTGCATTCGATGGTTGAGGCAAAATTTTTATCCGAGAAAGAAGCCGAAAAGGCAGCAAATGAACCACTTCATTTGTCAAACGGCGAGCATATGAAAACAAAAACGATTGCCCCATATTTTCAAGATGCGGTCAAACAAATGTTAAAAACGACGCTCGGATTCGATGAAGAAACGATTGAAATGGGCGGATTGCGCGTATATACGACACTCGATGTGGACATGCAAGCGATCGCAGAAGCAAAAGTAAAAGAAACAATTCATTCGCAATCTAACATTCAAGTAGCGCTTGTGGCAATGGAGCCGAAAACAGGCGAAATAAAAGCGCTTGTCGGAGGACGTGACTATGAAAAAAGCCCATTTAATCGGGCGACACAAGCAGAACGTCAACCTGGCTCCACGTTTAAGCCGTTTTTATATTATGTCGCGCTACAACATGGATTTACTCCATCGACGCAATTGCGTAGCGAACCAACAACGTTTACACTTGAAGACGGTTCGACATATACACCGCGCAACTTTAACAACTATTACGCGAACGATACAATTACACTCGCCCAAGCGATCGCCTTATCTGACAACGTCTATGCCGTAAAAACGCATTTGTTGCTCGGACAAGACAAGCTTGTCGCCATCGCCAAACAACTCGGCATTACAAGCAAATTGAAGCAAGTGCCGTCGCTTGCGCTCGGGACGTCGCCCGTTAAAGTGATAGATATGGCACGGGCCTACAGCATGATCGCCAACGGAGGAAAAAAGGTCGAACCTGTATTTATAAAAAAAGTGACAAATTACGAAGGAAAGGTGCTATACGAACAACGAACGAACGATGAACAAATACTCGATCCTGCACTCGCTTTTGTGACGACACATTTAATGACGGGCATGTTTGATCCATCGTTAAATGACTACGCTTCGGTGACAGGACAGTCGATTATGTCACGCATGACTCGACCGTATGCTGGAAAATCGGGGACGACGAAAACAGATAGTTGGATGATCGGTTTCACACCACAACTTGTCACAGCTGTTTGGACGGGATATGACCGAGATGAAACGATTGACCGCACAGACGAAAAACAATACGCCAAACATATTTGGGTCAATTTTATGGAAGATAGTTTACGCGGAAGAAAAGTCGCGACATTCGAACCGCCAGAAGGCGTCATTGGCGTATATGTCGATCCTCATAGCGGGAAACTTGCGACAACCGCTTGTCCGACAAAACGATTAAGCTACTATGTCGTCGGTACAGAACCGACCGACTACTGCAAAGACCATCCAGCGGAAAAGAAAAAGAAGAAAAAGAAAAAAGAAAAAGATTCGTGGTTAAAACGGTTGTTTGATTGGTTTTAA